The genomic segment AATTTTATGTCTTATGGTTATTTCATGGCAGGTCTACACTAACACAAGAATTTCGTACCCCAATGGGGTTACATCGTCATTCTCAGCTGCAAAGGCATATGAGCATGTAACATACCTTGCTCAAAAAATTGGGCCCAGACCAGCTGGAAGTAAGTCGGAGCTAAAGGCTGCGCAGTATATTTCTTATGTGTTGAATCAAAATGGCTGGAAGGTACATGAACAGCCTTTTAGCAAAGCTGTGGCTCGAGAGACCTCAGTCATCCAACGTGAACAACAAGTTGAACTGATCAACAGCCAAAACATTATTGCGGAATTGCCAGGTAACCGTCCCGACACTATTGTCGTAGGTGCCCATTACGATTCTGCAAGTTTAAATGCTCCTGGTGCAGTGGACAATGCTTCAGGTGTCGGGGTTTTACTCGAACTCGCTAGAGTGCTGAGTCAAGAACCTCATGAAGATACCTATCAATTTATTTTCTTCGGAGCAGAAGAGTATGGTCTTGTGGGGTCCCAATTCTATACAACCCAAGCAGATTTATCAGCCGTTCGATGGATGCTCAATGTCGACATGGTGGGGACTCCCTTGGAAATAGACGTAGCAGGTAAGAAATCTACTCCTCCTGAGCTAATTAAGCAAGTAGTTGCATTGGCGGGCGAGAGTCATATCTCCTTTCATCTTAGTCGCGATTCTATCTTAATGGCCCGTGAAAGTACTCAAGGCGGCGCAAGCGATTTTAGTTCATTCTTGGATAAGAGAATTCCAGCACTTGGACTCGGTATTTCTGGGCGCCCAGCGGGATATTTTCATCGACCTGAAGATCGCCTCGATCGTGTTTCTATGGAAGAAATGAAGAAAGTTGGCGATTATGCCCATCGTTTGCTGACGAATGTAAAGTTGGAGAAGCTGGGACCCCATGTATGGGATGAATTATATTTACCTTTTCAAATTGGCAAGAATGTGTTTATTCTCCCGAACTATGGAATCCTTATTTTCACCTTCTTCACGTTTATAGTTACGGTTTTCCTCTTGATACAGTTTTTGAGAAAAAATTCGAATAAGCATATATTAGACTGGAAAGGAATTTTGGGAATTCTAGGAGTTACTATAGTTTTGAGTCTGATTGTAGTTGGCTTAAGTGGAATTGGAGAAATTCTTTGGTCTTGGATTAAACAGGTTAAGTTACTATACTACGCTTATCCTACACTCTTTGTACTAGCTCGTATTGGCATCGCCCTTGGGATATTAATAATCCTAGCGAGTTGGATTGATAAGCTCCCTTTAGCACGGGACCCCCATCTTTATTGGTTTATAGGAGTAATATTCCTATTAGGGGTCAGCTTATTATTAGCACTTTCTCGAATTGACCTCGCTTTTCCCTTCGTATTTTGGCTTCTATGCTTTGATTTACAGATTTTCTTACCTAACATTATCTTGGTAGTTTTGGGCCCATATTTTATCTATTGTCTGCACTTTGAACTCTTGAATTCACAGCAGTGGGTCAGCTTTTATGAAGCAATCCATAAATATCCCTTAATTTTCCTTGGGATTTATGGTTTACTACTTGTCCCCTTCTTTTTAGCTTGTTTACATGTTGTGATTACAAAGAAAGAACTTGTAAAAAAAATAGTTTACCATACCCAAAAGCCTGCGTTAGCTGTTACCTGCTTAGTTGTTCTATTTTTAGGGTTGATTCCGACCTACACAAAAGATTACCAGCAAGCGGTTACGGTTCGTGAGGAGTGGTCAGGAAGTAGTGAAGGCTTGGTACATATTTTCTCAAGTGAACGTTTGCCAAATCAGCTAGTGAAAGACCTAAGCGGACAGGAAGGTAAGAGTCTCTATGTACCCATACTTAATGTAAGCCCGCCATTAATAGTTAATACATCAGTCGTAGAAAAGAACAAAAACTCAGAGAGAACCCTCGAAATTTCAATCAAACTTAATTATTCAAGCGAGCCGTATTTAGTCCGTCTTCATTTAGAAGGTCCTAAACCCTTTGAAGTACAAACTGACGAGTTTTTGCCCATGTCTAAAATTCCTAAAAAATTTCAACTGAAGGGAGTGCAACAATCGTCTGGAAACTATTCAATTATCCTCCAGAGAACGCCTCCTCAGAGAAATACTATTCATTTGTCTATAGAAACTCAAAGCGAAATAACGTGCTCTATTGAGGCAATGTTTCCTGATACGTCCCCACGTATACAAATTCAGCACGCGCTCGTATCGCCGGATTACCAGATCCAGTTTAAAGAGAGTTATGATTTTTAAAGGAAAATTGATCCTGCATACGTTAAATATATAGGGGGAAAATAAAGTAAGGAAGGTGATAAAATGTATAAGACGATCGCTGTTGAAGATGGACTCGCAAATGTTACTCAGGCTCTAAATAATGCAGGTTTTAAAACGACTCAGTTAGAAGGTTCTTCTTTACGTAATGTTCAAGCTGTTGTTGTTAAAGGAGACGGAACCAATATTTTTGTTCCGGAATGGCCAGTGAAGATCCCTGTTATAAACGCATCAGGTCGAAGTGCTGATGAAATCGTGGATGTTGTGCGAGATCGATTCTCTTAAAATGGAGACGTGTTGAAGTGAATTTGAATTGAGTCCTTTGTTAACCGTCCTTATAATGAGGACGGTTTTATAGTCACCAAAAAGAGGGTAATTGCCATATAATGGAATGTAGAAGTGGATCTTATTTTAGGAAGGAGTTGCTCTTATGTTTGGATTTGGGCTTATTCCCTTTGCTTTGGGCTTTGGTTTAGGAACGCTTGCGTCACCGCGCTATATCCCCACTGGCTATCCCTATCCTGCCCCATATCCTTATCCATACCGGACGTGGTATTAGAAATTTAGACTTATTACAACGATATGAAATAAATCAATAAAAGGAAGCAAAAGCTTCCTTTTATTGAACTTTCAAGGTATATTTTTAAGGATGATCATGTCATATTAAAGGTAGACTGGAAAGCGAGGAAGATTTAATGACTGTTCCAAAGGCATTTCTTAAACAAAATCGTAAGAAAAGGCTCGAGCAAGGGCATCCTTGGGTTTATCCCGGTGAAATCGAAACGATTGAGGGAGATCCTCAGGGTGGGGATATTATACATATTTTTAATCATGTCGGACATTTTTTAGCCAAGGGATTTTATAATCCTCTATCCCAACTCATCATTCGCATTCTGACCTATTCCGAGCAAGTTGAAGTGGATGAAAACTTATTCCTGGATAAAATCGAGCAAGCTTGGAAGCGGCGGAAGTGGTTATCACCGGAAATTTCATCGTGTCGGGTTGTCCATGGGGAAGCGGATTTCTTACCAGGGTTAATTATCGATAAGTATGAAGATGTCCTAGTTGTTCAAATTCTTTCCTTGGGGATAGAAGTGCGCCGCCAATGGGTCTATAATTCGTTGAGAAAGATCTTTAACCCTAGAGGTATCTATGAACGAAGCGATGTTCCGGTAAGACGACTTGAGGGACTCGAGGAAAGAGAGGGTTTTGTTGATGAGCCGTTTGACACCCAAGTAACAGTTCGTGAAAATGGGTTAAGTATTGTAGTGGATGTAGCTGAGGGACAGAAAACAGGCTATTTCTTTGATCAGAGAGAAAATAGAGCAGCCTTGAAGCCTCTGATGACAGGATGGGGGGCTAGGCACGGTATTAAAGTTGAGGGAGATGGGCCTCCGATCGATGCGAAAGGCAGAGAACTAAAGAATCCCTTTTGGGATGGTGCTGAAGTGTTAGATTGTTTTTCGCATACGGGTTCATTTATGTTACATGCCTGTCTATTCGGTGCCAAAAAGGTAACGTGTTTAGATATCTCAGAGAAGGCTATTGAAATGGCCAGAGGTAATGCTTTGCTTAATGGCTTTTTACATCGTACTGAATTTGTGGCAGCCAATGCTTTTGACTTTTTGAGGGAAAAAGTGAAGGATAAAAAAACTTGGGATATTGTTATTTTAGACCCTCCTGCATTTGCCAAAAATCGTAAAGCATTAGAAGGGGCCGTACGGGGATATAAAGAAATAAATCTTCAGGGTATGAAGATGGTTCGCGAAGGTGGTATTTTGGTTACGGCATCATGTTCGTACCATTTAAGTGCCGCGCGGTTTTTGAATATGCTACAAGATGCAGCTATGGACGCGCATAAAGTATTGCGGCTGATTGAATTTAGACGAGCTGGCCTAGACCACCCTGTGCTTCTAGGAAGTGAAGAAACAGACTATTTGAAGTTTGCTATTTATGAGGTATTTAGTCGTTAGTTTTTTTGCAGATGACCCTTTGCAAAGGGCTTTCTTTGACATATAATAGAAATTATATGGAGGAGGGCTGGGGGTGGAAGAATTGAAAACATTCGAAACTATTTGCAAACTGTTGCGCAATCGCGCCTATAAGGTTACCCCTCAGCGTCAGACGATACTAGAAACGTTTCTGGAACATGTAGATCGTCATTTGAGTGCTGAAGAAGTGTATATGCTTGTTAAACATCAAAACCCGGAAATTGGCTTAGCTACGGTTTACCGTACACTAGACATATTGGCGGAAATTGGAGTTTTACTAAAAAATGATTTCGGTGATGGGCGAAGCAGGTATGAATTCAGCAGAAAAGATGAACATCATCATCACCATCACCTCATTTGTTTACGTTGTGGAAATGTCTCTGAATTTGATGATGATTTATTAGAATCACTCGAAGCTGTCATCACCAAACGCAATAATTTTAAAATAATGGATCATAATTTAAAATTTTATGGATACTGCCATAATTGTGAAGAGGCGCTATAAAGCGACCTCTTTATTTTTCTTGCAAGTAGAATTCTTTATGTCATTGTAAACTATTTAAACGAACCAGAGGAAGTATTTCGGAAAACTGACGAGAGAAGTGGATATGGTAGTTCCTTTTTAAGAAATAACGCGCATTTCAGTGGCATTTGACGTTCGATTTTAGGAATAAAGAGAAGGGGATAGAGCACCGGAAGGAGAAGTCTAATATGGTAAAATAAGTAAAAAGGGGCGAAGACTATGGATCTACCTTTGGCCTCAAATGTTAAACAAAAAAGGCCATCTCTTCAAAATTCGTATATGTGGAGTTTTTTCCAAGCCCAATGGCATCATCGTTTCGGTAAGACGGACGAAGCTATCAGGTATTGGGTGGATTTGTTAAATCGGAATTCGCCTAAACTATGTTTAACAGAGGTGCGATATTTAATTGAGGCACAAGCGTTTCAAGAAGCGAGAGATTATTTGGAAAGTCTGGAAGGTAACCAGATTGAAGATTCACCTGATATAAGTTATCTTCTCTCACGCTGTTATCTTGGACAAGCACTTATTCCACAGGCTAAAGAAACGATCATGCGGGCAATTCAAACAAAACCTCAGAATGCAATTTATTGGGATCTGCTAGCTGATTGTCATTTGGAACTTGGAGATTGGCGTGAGGCGATAAAGGCCTTGGATAATTCTTTGCGGGCTGCGCCTCAAAATGCTGAAACAAATTATCGTCTTGGAATCATTTACGCGTTTCATAATGAACATCTAGAAGCTTTAAGGTGTTTTCAAGGATGTTGTCAACTTCGACCACGAGAATCCTTATATTGGGAAATGAAAGCTGAGATGCATCTGGTATTGGAACAGTTGTCCGATGCTTGTATAAGTTTTGACAGAGCGCTTCGTTATGGAGGAACCCCGGATTTAGCGGCAAGATTAGCGTATTGTTACATTCAAAATGATAAGATCAAAAAAGGAATTGAGTATTATAAATTTGTACTTAAATATGAACCTGATCATTATGATGCATTATGTAACCTTTCAGCTGTTTATCAAAACCAGGGCCGATCTCAGGATGCTTTAAATTTGTTAGATCGTGCAAAAAATATTTATCCTAACGATCCTATTCTACTTAATAATTTAGCCTTTACTTTGGTTCATCAGGGGCGTACCAGAAAAGCTACAGAATACTACCGTGAAGCTCTGGCGTTAGCACCCAACAATCCGCTCATTCTTTACAATTTAAGCGTTTGCTTAACTCGCAAAGGAAATTGGCAGGAAGGCATTGATTCACTGAACAAACTCTTTGAAATAGACCCGAACCATTCAGCGGGATGGGCCTTACTGGGAAATATTTATGACCAAATGGATGAATCCGATACGGCGATCGACTGTTTTAATAAGGCATTAAAGCTAGCATAACCGAGAAGGGAGAATCCCTTCTCTTTTTTTATTGCACGATAGTAAATAAGTGTTACGCTTTCGATATTAGATTGATATTTCATTTTTCTTTTGCAAATAATAATGTTAGAATAAATGTACTATGTCAAATAAGGAGAATAAAATGTTTCAGGTATGTGTTCAAGCGCATTTCGATGCTGCTCATTTTATCCGCAACTATGACGGTAAGTGTGCCAACTTGCATGGTCATCGTTGGAATGTTGTTGTTTGTATTGAAGGTAAACAATTAGATCATTTAGGAATGCTAATAGATTTTAGCGAAGTTAAGCTGACTATTCGAAAAGTCTTAAAGTTTCTAGATCATAGTTTATTAAATGACCTGCCTTCCTTTGGACCTGATGGGGTCAATCCAACCGCCGAGCACCTCGCAGAATTTTTATTTATGAAATTAAAGCAAGATTTGGTTCTATCTGAAAAACGTTTAGCTTGGGTCAAAGTTTACGAATCTCCGGATACTTGGGCCATTTTTAAGGAGGACTAATAAATGGCAGGAATCGCCTTACTTTCGGGTGGCTTGGACTCAACGGTTGCGTTGGCGCTCTACTTAGAAAAGGACATTGTAAATTTAGCCCTTACTTTTGATTATGGACAAAGGGCCAGTGAAAAAGAAGTTTCTGCCGCACGAAAAATTGCAGAGTATTATAACATTCCACATCACGTAATTCCCCTACCTTTTTTACAGGAACAGACTCATTCTGCTCTAGTTAATCGTTCTGAGGATTTGCCCAATATGGAATTTGAAGAACTTGATCTTCAAGAAATAACGCTCCAAAGTGCTCGTCAGGTATGGGTCCCCAATCGCAATGCCCTTTTCTTAAACATCGCTGCCGTTTTCGCAGAAAACATGGGAGAATCTACGTCTTTGATTACAGGTTTTAATCGTGAGGAGGCGGCGACGTTTCCAGACAATTCTTTGGAATTTATAGAGGCTATAAATCGATGCTTCCTATACTCAACTCAAGAAAAGGTGACCGTAGTGAGTCCCACTTCCATTTTCGCAAAAATGGAGATTGTTAGAGAAGGATTGCGAATGAATATTCCTTTTGAGCATATATGGAGTTGTTATGAAAGTACGGAGAGGGTATGCGGGCAGTGTGAGAGTTGCCAAAGGTTAAAACGTGCCTTGATAAGTAATAATGCTCAGGGACTTGTCAATCAACTATTTAATGTCAATGAAGAACTTTGTGAAAAAGAACTTGAATAAGTTTAAACTGCCTGAGAAAAGAGGAAACACTCATGAAATACCATGTATTACAAAAACTTCTGAACTATGATGGCAGTCAACTCCAATCCTTATTTGCCTATAAAAACTTTGGTCTTATGGGTGATAGCATAAGCGTGTTTCGGGGATCGTGCCGTGTAGAACAAGATGAGATGGTGGATATGGAGGATGTCTTAGCTCAGGACTGGATTTATAGTGAGGACATGTTGCATTTTATTGTTGAACATTTCGAATTGGATTTAGAAAAGACTATTATTCGTCAAAGGCTATTGATCGCTACGATCAAAGAAGAACTCGAAAAGCTTGGTGTTAAAACTCTGAGCCGGAGTGGGGATGACCTTTATGAAGAGGACAAAAAACTCTCGGTGAGTATCAGTACCCTTTCCCCGGTATCCACTCTGATCCATTGTGGACTGAATGTGTCGAATAAGAACACGCCGATTCCCACTATTGGCCTGGCGAACCTTCATATTCAGGATGTATTATCGTTTGGAGAGAATGTTGCCAAACAGTATTGTGATGAGGTCCTATCTATGCGCCTTGCGCGTTGCAAAGTTCGAGGAGTTCAATAATGCAAAAAATACCTATTACAGAAATTTTTTCGTCGATTCAAGGGGAAGGTCCATACGTCGGAGTCCGACAAATTTTCCTCCGTATACCCAAGTGCAACTTGGCGTGTCCT from the Desulfosporosinus sp. Sb-LF genome contains:
- a CDS encoding transcriptional repressor yields the protein MEELKTFETICKLLRNRAYKVTPQRQTILETFLEHVDRHLSAEEVYMLVKHQNPEIGLATVYRTLDILAEIGVLLKNDFGDGRSRYEFSRKDEHHHHHHLICLRCGNVSEFDDDLLESLEAVITKRNNFKIMDHNLKFYGYCHNCEEAL
- a CDS encoding YkuS family protein encodes the protein MYKTIAVEDGLANVTQALNNAGFKTTQLEGSSLRNVQAVVVKGDGTNIFVPEWPVKIPVINASGRSADEIVDVVRDRFS
- a CDS encoding M20/M25/M40 family metallo-hydrolase translates to MKFFKTSVIILVAILCLMVISWQVYTNTRISYPNGVTSSFSAAKAYEHVTYLAQKIGPRPAGSKSELKAAQYISYVLNQNGWKVHEQPFSKAVARETSVIQREQQVELINSQNIIAELPGNRPDTIVVGAHYDSASLNAPGAVDNASGVGVLLELARVLSQEPHEDTYQFIFFGAEEYGLVGSQFYTTQADLSAVRWMLNVDMVGTPLEIDVAGKKSTPPELIKQVVALAGESHISFHLSRDSILMARESTQGGASDFSSFLDKRIPALGLGISGRPAGYFHRPEDRLDRVSMEEMKKVGDYAHRLLTNVKLEKLGPHVWDELYLPFQIGKNVFILPNYGILIFTFFTFIVTVFLLIQFLRKNSNKHILDWKGILGILGVTIVLSLIVVGLSGIGEILWSWIKQVKLLYYAYPTLFVLARIGIALGILIILASWIDKLPLARDPHLYWFIGVIFLLGVSLLLALSRIDLAFPFVFWLLCFDLQIFLPNIILVVLGPYFIYCLHFELLNSQQWVSFYEAIHKYPLIFLGIYGLLLVPFFLACLHVVITKKELVKKIVYHTQKPALAVTCLVVLFLGLIPTYTKDYQQAVTVREEWSGSSEGLVHIFSSERLPNQLVKDLSGQEGKSLYVPILNVSPPLIVNTSVVEKNKNSERTLEISIKLNYSSEPYLVRLHLEGPKPFEVQTDEFLPMSKIPKKFQLKGVQQSSGNYSIILQRTPPQRNTIHLSIETQSEITCSIEAMFPDTSPRIQIQHALVSPDYQIQFKESYDF
- a CDS encoding DUF366 family protein, coding for MKYHVLQKLLNYDGSQLQSLFAYKNFGLMGDSISVFRGSCRVEQDEMVDMEDVLAQDWIYSEDMLHFIVEHFELDLEKTIIRQRLLIATIKEELEKLGVKTLSRSGDDLYEEDKKLSVSISTLSPVSTLIHCGLNVSNKNTPIPTIGLANLHIQDVLSFGENVAKQYCDEVLSMRLARCKVRGVQ
- the queD gene encoding 6-carboxytetrahydropterin synthase QueD, with amino-acid sequence MFQVCVQAHFDAAHFIRNYDGKCANLHGHRWNVVVCIEGKQLDHLGMLIDFSEVKLTIRKVLKFLDHSLLNDLPSFGPDGVNPTAEHLAEFLFMKLKQDLVLSEKRLAWVKVYESPDTWAIFKED
- the queC gene encoding 7-cyano-7-deazaguanine synthase QueC, translating into MAGIALLSGGLDSTVALALYLEKDIVNLALTFDYGQRASEKEVSAARKIAEYYNIPHHVIPLPFLQEQTHSALVNRSEDLPNMEFEELDLQEITLQSARQVWVPNRNALFLNIAAVFAENMGESTSLITGFNREEAATFPDNSLEFIEAINRCFLYSTQEKVTVVSPTSIFAKMEIVREGLRMNIPFEHIWSCYESTERVCGQCESCQRLKRALISNNAQGLVNQLFNVNEELCEKELE
- a CDS encoding class I SAM-dependent rRNA methyltransferase translates to MTVPKAFLKQNRKKRLEQGHPWVYPGEIETIEGDPQGGDIIHIFNHVGHFLAKGFYNPLSQLIIRILTYSEQVEVDENLFLDKIEQAWKRRKWLSPEISSCRVVHGEADFLPGLIIDKYEDVLVVQILSLGIEVRRQWVYNSLRKIFNPRGIYERSDVPVRRLEGLEEREGFVDEPFDTQVTVRENGLSIVVDVAEGQKTGYFFDQRENRAALKPLMTGWGARHGIKVEGDGPPIDAKGRELKNPFWDGAEVLDCFSHTGSFMLHACLFGAKKVTCLDISEKAIEMARGNALLNGFLHRTEFVAANAFDFLREKVKDKKTWDIVILDPPAFAKNRKALEGAVRGYKEINLQGMKMVREGGILVTASCSYHLSAARFLNMLQDAAMDAHKVLRLIEFRRAGLDHPVLLGSEETDYLKFAIYEVFSR
- a CDS encoding tetratricopeptide repeat protein, whose product is MDLPLASNVKQKRPSLQNSYMWSFFQAQWHHRFGKTDEAIRYWVDLLNRNSPKLCLTEVRYLIEAQAFQEARDYLESLEGNQIEDSPDISYLLSRCYLGQALIPQAKETIMRAIQTKPQNAIYWDLLADCHLELGDWREAIKALDNSLRAAPQNAETNYRLGIIYAFHNEHLEALRCFQGCCQLRPRESLYWEMKAEMHLVLEQLSDACISFDRALRYGGTPDLAARLAYCYIQNDKIKKGIEYYKFVLKYEPDHYDALCNLSAVYQNQGRSQDALNLLDRAKNIYPNDPILLNNLAFTLVHQGRTRKATEYYREALALAPNNPLILYNLSVCLTRKGNWQEGIDSLNKLFEIDPNHSAGWALLGNIYDQMDESDTAIDCFNKALKLA